AAGAGCAATCGACCATAGAAAAGACATGATGTTGACTCTAGACTATCTAAGTAGTTACTTGTTGGCTCGGAATATCCAAGCTCACAGCAGCCCATTGGTCATCGCTAATGGGCATCACGGTAACACCCTCCGGAAACACCATGTCTGGCTTTCGTGGGTACACCCTAACTCTGTTGCACAGTAATGAACTCCTCATCTCAGTGGGGAACATTGCGGTCATATTTGATGCAGCTGTGGATAGATCCGCAAACTGGGAAACCATGGTGCGTAATGATGGCTCATTATCATCCACAGAGGAAAGTGATGATTGCTCAATATCATCAGGTGAAAGTGATGATGACGCATAATCACCGGTTGAGGAAAGAGATGAAGGTAATGGATCATGCAGACGTGCATATATCTCGTCAGATTCCTTGCTCCTCATAGTTGAAGTAATACCTGGTTTAAAGGAAGAAGCAACTGAGGGATGACTGCGGAATTGTCCCTCATCTACGACTGGCTTGGACAAATTAGCATCCACATAGCTACCTGTCTTGCATTCCATGAAGATATTGTAAAAGCAATCCAACACTGTCTAATAGTACTCTTGTAAATACATCTACGGCTAATTTGACATAAGGGTCATCCTGAGAGGGATATAATACTAATCAGAAGTAAAAGCAAAAGTATTCACTATGTATGCCTAGAGTGGTTAAACGGCCTAATGTTTTGCCAAAATCAGCCTTAAACTGGGGTCCAAGTTAGGCCACAGCATAAATCATTCAAAAAAACGCAAAGATATTCCATAGACTGCTTCGAGTTTTGGTGATAATTAATCACATAAAGGCATGTGTGCCACACATGTTAACTACCATCCAGTTATATATTGTAGTGTGTAGCAACAACTATTCATCAACTAAAGTTTAAATCACACAGAATACTCTGATATCGGCTTTATTCGATTTAGCACACCCATGCAGACACTCATAAATTAGCATAAACCAAAACTGGAGCTTGGTGTAGAAAGAGGTTACCTTTCTGAGCTTTTTTATGTTCCTCAGATGATGTAGAAAGAGGACCTTCTGATTTGACATTCAGTTGCAACTCCATATTCAAGGACGGGATCGAGTTAGAAGAATTGCATCGAACAACATCCTTCGCTTGAGAGCTCATACTTCCATTGGATTTATCTGCCAAGAGAAAGCATCTTATCTTTTCAACTTGCTAACCAAAAAGTAAATCAATTGATTATAAAAGTAGCATTATGGAATCTTTAACATAAACTTATTCACAGGAGATAAGGACTAGGCTCTGCCGCTCTGGTACATTTAAATAAACGTGGAAAGCCTCTGTCCTTTTACCGATTAaggtgtcttttttttttcatcaatcCGATTAAGGTGTCCATTAAAACTAAAATGAGAAAATTTAACACTCAGCTGGATGCCATTTCATTTGAAAATAGCATTTCACTTTTGATGACATGAAGATACAACTTTTCTGTTTTAGGCAGGACTAAAGCAAGTAAAACAGTGTTACCCACGAGAACaccacaaagaaaagaaaaaaaaatgcatcACACGAACTTTGGCAACAAGACATTGAAAACTGGGGAAACAACATTTAGAAAACAAAACTTCAGGCCTCGGAAAAGTGAAATTAGGGGAATATTGGAAAAACGAAATTACTCACACTCCTTAAGATGAGAATACGCAACTTTTGCCGCATTCATCTCTGCCTGTTTCTTTGTTCTGGCTGCTATACCTTCAAAAACATCAGCACCTACTTCCACGGTCGACTGGAATGTTGGTAGATGAGGTGAGCCACAAGATTTTGTCTTATAAGTTGGCAAGGGAAGACCTTCTTTCCGAAGGAATTCCTGTAAAAAGTTCTTGTAGAAACCTGACTCCTCCTGATACATCGGATAACAAATATCAAAGCCCATAATCATGAGGATTTACGAAGAACCATGTAAGCAGCA
This portion of the Papaver somniferum cultivar HN1 chromosome 11, ASM357369v1, whole genome shotgun sequence genome encodes:
- the LOC113323185 gene encoding double-stranded RNA-binding protein 1-like; its protein translation is MAYLLIHLIFVNLPKKLKMKLLNLLIIILLLPILFIALKSYSEILLLLRCLPHLLLQLQAMGSILMLLGVVVLPQQNQEQRKSVKDGCVAGSSRAQSQPNHELKSNSVKGGEVSGIKDDLQYLHKSQLQIYAQKRNLSLPIYSCVREGPPHNTHFKAIVAVDGQTFERPEFFRTLKEAEHAASRVALTSLMRDGNSILEEESGFYKNFLQEFLRKEGLPLPTYKTKSCGSPHLPTFQSTVEVGADVFEGIAARTKKQAEMNAAKVAYSHLKEYKSNGSMSSQAKDVVRCNSSNSIPSLNMELQLNVKSEGPLSTSSEEHKKAQKGSYVDANLSKPVVDEGQFRSHPSVASSFKPGITSTMRSKESDEIYARLHDPLPSSLSSTGDYASSSLSPDDIEQSSLSSVDDNEPSLRTMVSQFADLSTAASNMTAMFPTEMRSSLLCNRVRVYPRKPDMVFPEGVTVMPISDDQWAAVSLDIPSQQVTT